Proteins encoded together in one uncultured Sphaerochaeta sp. window:
- a CDS encoding carbohydrate-binding protein yields the protein MKIMILDANETILASSRKSGYGVSLVYKEAYEEGDQVVLEVDEPGIYLIQLDETLGTHPLFLEKEASFSIPVSAVKRTCYSPYAFQGQKHLLTLSHVDSLPRRNLACNPYDHHETKGLFPHASANVETRGEMVFAARNAIDGIFANEYHGEYPWTSWGINQDPKAELHLDFGRPVIIDEVRLTLRADWPHDSWWSDATLIDSDGDIIHLSLEKSSLPQRFPVQQKTITCLTLCNLKKADDPSPFPALTQIEVYGTEG from the coding sequence ATGAAAATCATGATTCTTGATGCAAATGAAACAATACTTGCCTCGAGCAGGAAAAGTGGATATGGAGTTTCCCTGGTCTATAAAGAAGCATACGAGGAAGGAGACCAAGTCGTTCTGGAAGTAGATGAACCTGGTATCTACCTCATACAGCTTGATGAGACACTAGGAACCCATCCTCTCTTTCTGGAGAAGGAAGCCAGCTTCAGCATTCCGGTCTCTGCAGTCAAGCGTACCTGTTATAGTCCATATGCCTTCCAAGGGCAGAAGCATCTCTTGACACTCAGCCATGTAGACAGCCTGCCGCGTAGGAATCTTGCATGCAATCCATATGATCATCATGAGACGAAAGGTCTCTTCCCCCATGCAAGCGCCAACGTTGAAACCCGCGGAGAAATGGTCTTTGCTGCCAGGAATGCCATCGATGGCATCTTTGCCAATGAGTATCATGGAGAATATCCATGGACAAGCTGGGGGATCAATCAAGATCCAAAAGCTGAGCTCCATCTCGATTTCGGAAGACCGGTAATCATAGACGAGGTTCGTCTCACCCTCAGGGCAGACTGGCCACATGACAGCTGGTGGAGTGATGCAACACTGATAGACAGCGACGGGGATATCATCCACCTCTCTCTGGAGAAATCATCATTGCCCCAACGATTCCCAGTCCAGCAGAAAACCATTACCTGTCTTACGCTCTGCAACCTAAAAAAGGCTGATGACCCCTCCCCATTCCCAGCACTTACGCAAATAGAGGTGTATGGGACAGAAGGTTGA
- a CDS encoding AraC family transcriptional regulator: MDYELNKASRRLSELPFIIELSGFTIEVKWLRVMQKTGQWIIPRHAHSSFEFHIIARGTCRVTTDNDSFTAKTGSFYLTAPGVYHEQCNYDEGDLIEYSLDCTFHPRRESATQEHSEWSQLHSFFLAAPCTSFQDTSGVISLFEQALDEALHIRPAYGIIILSLVPAILVAVARSMGMGPTLSNNNQKTRMDRIAEFVEDNINRPLCPADIAAYLNLSEKQISRIVFASEGYSTKRFIILAKIEQAKKMLTNPSYSINEIAKDLGYSTTSYFTTAFRKNEGLTPGAYREKVLSKHTIYHT, translated from the coding sequence GTGGATTACGAACTGAACAAAGCATCCAGACGTTTATCGGAGCTCCCTTTCATTATTGAACTCTCCGGCTTTACCATTGAAGTGAAATGGCTTCGCGTTATGCAAAAAACCGGACAGTGGATTATTCCCCGTCATGCCCATTCGAGTTTCGAATTCCATATCATTGCCCGCGGCACCTGCAGAGTAACTACTGACAATGACTCCTTCACTGCGAAAACGGGTAGTTTTTACCTAACCGCCCCTGGGGTTTATCACGAACAATGCAATTACGATGAGGGTGACCTCATCGAATACAGCCTCGATTGCACCTTCCACCCCAGACGGGAAAGTGCAACTCAAGAGCATAGCGAATGGAGTCAACTCCACTCATTCTTCCTCGCTGCTCCTTGCACTTCATTCCAGGACACAAGCGGTGTTATCAGCTTGTTCGAGCAAGCGCTCGACGAAGCATTGCATATCCGTCCTGCTTATGGAATCATCATTCTCTCCCTCGTTCCCGCCATACTGGTCGCCGTTGCACGAAGTATGGGAATGGGACCTACTCTCTCCAATAACAACCAAAAAACCAGGATGGACAGAATTGCCGAATTTGTTGAGGACAACATCAATCGCCCGCTCTGCCCTGCCGATATTGCTGCTTATCTCAATCTCAGTGAGAAACAGATCTCCCGAATCGTTTTTGCCTCTGAAGGCTACTCAACCAAACGGTTTATCATTCTGGCAAAAATTGAACAAGCCAAGAAAATGCTTACCAATCCCTCCTATAGCATTAATGAAATAGCGAAAGACCTTGGATACTCAACCACCAGTTACTTCACTACGGCATTCAGAAAAAACGAAGGGCTTACCCCTGGAGCCTATCGAGAAAAGGTTCTCTCCAAACACACTATCTATCATACATAA
- a CDS encoding ABC transporter permease subunit: protein MDKQLVRQIKKHRIFYLLFIPIALYFIIFTYYPFFRGLIMSFQENRLIGIRPFAGLENYKLVLSDPSFLSSIVNSLIIGFWDMALYFSLALLFALVLNEVRHRKIKQGIQTIAYIPYLLSWAVIGGVWALIFDLDGLVNRFLAIFGTEPIFFLATPSYARPLIIAMGVWRSIGYFALLFTVAIMNIDQQLFEASRIDGASRMMQIRKIIVPSLIPTMKTIIVLLSIGVLTHFDEIYVMVNPANRSLISTLLLYVYENGILNFRTGSASAGATLVMIGTILFTALIRRLTEYDKE from the coding sequence ATGGATAAGCAGCTCGTCAGGCAGATAAAAAAACACAGAATCTTCTATCTGTTATTTATCCCTATAGCACTCTACTTCATCATCTTTACCTACTATCCATTCTTTCGTGGCTTGATTATGAGTTTCCAAGAGAACCGTCTTATCGGCATCCGTCCATTTGCTGGACTTGAAAACTATAAACTGGTTCTCTCCGATCCATCGTTTCTTAGCTCAATCGTAAATTCATTAATCATTGGTTTTTGGGACATGGCACTCTACTTCTCTCTCGCATTGCTTTTCGCCCTTGTCCTCAACGAAGTCAGACACCGAAAAATAAAGCAAGGAATCCAAACCATTGCCTATATCCCCTATCTTCTCAGCTGGGCGGTAATCGGAGGTGTATGGGCTTTGATATTCGATCTCGATGGGCTGGTAAACCGATTCCTTGCGATTTTTGGGACGGAACCGATTTTCTTTTTAGCAACCCCCTCTTATGCCCGGCCCTTGATCATTGCCATGGGGGTATGGAGATCCATTGGCTACTTTGCACTCCTATTCACTGTAGCAATCATGAATATTGACCAACAACTCTTTGAAGCTTCCCGCATTGATGGGGCGAGCAGAATGATGCAAATTCGGAAAATTATAGTCCCCTCGCTTATTCCAACTATGAAGACAATTATAGTGTTGCTCTCCATAGGAGTACTTACCCACTTTGATGAAATCTACGTCATGGTCAACCCAGCAAACCGGAGTCTGATCAGTACATTGCTACTCTATGTATATGAAAATGGAATTCTGAACTTCCGCACTGGTTCTGCCAGTGCAGGAGCCACTTTGGTAATGATCGGGACAATCCTGTTCACTGCCTTAATCCGGCGTCTGACCGAGTATGACAAGGAGTAG
- a CDS encoding DUF5054 domain-containing protein, with the protein MIKTIHLVFKTHLDIGFTDLASSTIDRYLNQFIPNAIKTANLLRERGSGEKLVWTTGAWLIKTALYTMPSERVNALSEAIRRGDITWHALPFTTHTELMDDTLLEYGLSLSKDLDARFGHTTISAKMTDVPGHTLAMVPHLARAGVKFLHIGVNGGSPLPKVPPLFVWKAPTGEEIMVQYDASYGSSKPIGDLEDMLIIENSADNTGPPKAEEVIRVYERLHKRYPEAKIIASSLDAYARSLLSYKDRLPVVREEIGDTWIHGVGSDPYKVSAFKALSRLGKRWMHEGKLNAGSEAYDRFFDQLLMITEHTWGLDFKKFLADYKNWSVDAFHAAREKDLVGIDAIPPSYQFIEDFARREYAQVFGKGDKRREKRTYSFFTSAHKEQRAYIEGALEALPSPLQVEAKNILGTLKPVLIVSRKDDKALMVGESFSIGKVRIVIGKDGAINQLQDESGHDWAQGEGIGVYRYEAFGADDYQKFHHQYNRDFETGKHWILADYGKPGMAEVTPKIEHRLYRGEVASLFKREKEDKIHIIALLDAEKDSPRGAPRHIQLCYQFSKQGTLLVCSLSWIGKEATRLPEALWLGMGFSMIGEGTWKIGKIGSLLALDQTVENGARSIHAVEKVSYTGEKMLEIENLDSPLVSLDERALLRFTGRIPKGEGVFHFNLLNNLWNTNFPLWYEEDGLSRFVFTW; encoded by the coding sequence ATGATTAAAACTATTCATCTGGTGTTCAAGACCCATTTGGATATTGGTTTCACTGATCTGGCCTCGAGTACCATTGATCGGTATCTCAACCAGTTCATACCGAACGCAATAAAGACAGCCAATCTATTGAGAGAAAGGGGTTCTGGCGAGAAGCTCGTCTGGACTACCGGTGCTTGGTTGATCAAGACGGCACTCTACACCATGCCAAGTGAACGGGTAAATGCGCTTTCAGAGGCAATAAGGAGGGGTGATATCACTTGGCATGCACTACCTTTTACGACCCATACAGAGTTGATGGATGACACACTGTTGGAATATGGACTATCCCTCTCCAAGGATCTTGATGCAAGGTTTGGTCATACCACCATAAGCGCAAAAATGACTGATGTCCCTGGACATACGCTTGCCATGGTCCCCCATCTAGCCAGGGCAGGTGTTAAGTTCCTTCACATCGGAGTGAATGGAGGTTCTCCTCTGCCTAAGGTTCCCCCACTTTTCGTCTGGAAGGCACCAACCGGTGAGGAGATAATGGTGCAGTATGATGCTTCGTACGGATCCTCTAAACCTATTGGTGACTTGGAAGATATGCTGATTATTGAGAATAGTGCTGACAATACTGGTCCTCCTAAAGCCGAGGAAGTGATTCGTGTCTATGAAAGGTTGCATAAGCGCTATCCAGAAGCTAAGATCATTGCATCCAGCTTGGATGCGTATGCACGTTCACTTCTCTCTTATAAGGATCGGTTGCCAGTAGTCAGAGAAGAAATTGGTGATACTTGGATCCATGGGGTTGGTAGCGACCCGTACAAGGTCAGTGCCTTCAAAGCGCTTAGCCGGTTGGGAAAGCGATGGATGCATGAAGGGAAGCTCAACGCTGGAAGTGAAGCCTATGACCGATTTTTCGACCAGCTGCTTATGATTACTGAACACACATGGGGGCTTGATTTTAAGAAATTTCTAGCTGACTACAAAAATTGGTCGGTTGATGCATTTCATGCAGCCCGGGAGAAAGACCTCGTTGGCATTGATGCAATTCCCCCTTCTTACCAGTTCATTGAAGATTTTGCTCGTCGTGAGTATGCCCAGGTGTTTGGGAAAGGTGACAAGCGTAGAGAAAAACGCACGTATTCATTTTTCACTTCTGCCCATAAGGAGCAACGTGCTTATATTGAAGGGGCATTGGAAGCTTTGCCCTCTCCATTGCAAGTAGAGGCGAAAAACATCCTGGGAACATTGAAGCCAGTCCTCATCGTATCAAGAAAAGATGATAAGGCTCTGATGGTAGGAGAATCGTTCTCTATCGGAAAAGTGAGAATAGTTATTGGAAAAGATGGTGCTATTAACCAACTACAAGATGAGTCTGGGCATGATTGGGCTCAAGGTGAGGGGATTGGTGTATATCGATATGAGGCTTTTGGGGCTGATGACTACCAAAAATTTCATCATCAATACAACCGTGATTTTGAAACTGGCAAACACTGGATTCTAGCCGATTATGGTAAACCTGGGATGGCAGAAGTCACTCCTAAGATAGAACATAGGCTGTATCGGGGTGAGGTAGCCTCCCTCTTCAAGAGAGAAAAGGAGGACAAAATTCACATTATTGCCCTACTGGATGCTGAGAAGGATAGTCCGCGCGGAGCTCCGAGACATATTCAGCTGTGCTATCAATTCTCCAAGCAAGGTACACTCCTAGTATGTTCACTTAGCTGGATTGGTAAGGAAGCAACCCGGCTCCCAGAGGCGCTTTGGTTGGGGATGGGTTTTTCCATGATTGGTGAAGGAACTTGGAAGATTGGCAAGATAGGTTCTCTTCTCGCGCTCGATCAAACAGTAGAGAATGGTGCCCGGTCGATTCATGCAGTAGAGAAAGTTTCCTATACGGGAGAGAAAATGTTAGAGATTGAGAATTTGGACTCACCTCTGGTTTCCTTGGATGAGCGAGCATTGCTACGTTTTACTGGACGTATTCCCAAAGGAGAGGGAGTGTTTCATTTTAACCTGCTTAACAATCTCTGGAACACAAATTTTCCCCTTTGGTATGAAGAAGATGGTCTTAGCCGATTTGTTTTTACTTGGTAG
- a CDS encoding 5-deoxy-glucuronate isomerase, translated as MIVQKQRPFDWGYTPITSLDGPHSDMMLDFGILKLKAGEQTSCTLPLERAWMLLKGKITFSWDEGSATSERQSCIDESPVVLHAPSAVAVIVKAESDCELVVERCKNEQAFPVRFYDKGDVKTEVFGAGVLQETSNRTVRTVFDGESAPYSNMVMGEVINHPGRWSSYPPHDHPHPEIYHYRFFPKQGFGISVLDEDAFVVHDGDTSLIKPDTTHSQGAAPGYAMYYVWMIPHLPGDKWLPTTRYYRKDHTWLLEKGVKVWPEVPALME; from the coding sequence ATGATTGTACAGAAACAGAGACCATTCGATTGGGGATATACTCCCATTACCAGTCTGGATGGACCACATAGTGATATGATGCTTGATTTCGGTATTCTGAAATTGAAAGCAGGAGAGCAAACTAGCTGCACGCTTCCCTTGGAACGCGCTTGGATGCTCCTGAAAGGAAAGATCACCTTCAGCTGGGATGAAGGGAGCGCAACAAGTGAACGCCAGAGTTGTATAGATGAGTCTCCAGTAGTATTACATGCCCCTTCCGCTGTTGCTGTAATAGTCAAGGCAGAAAGTGACTGTGAGCTGGTTGTTGAACGGTGCAAGAACGAACAGGCCTTCCCCGTACGATTCTATGACAAGGGTGATGTAAAGACTGAGGTCTTTGGTGCAGGAGTCCTGCAGGAGACAAGTAATCGTACTGTTCGAACCGTATTTGACGGAGAGAGTGCACCCTATTCGAACATGGTGATGGGGGAGGTCATCAACCATCCCGGTAGATGGTCTAGTTACCCTCCTCATGACCATCCACATCCGGAGATCTACCACTACCGATTCTTCCCGAAGCAGGGCTTTGGAATTTCTGTCTTGGATGAGGATGCCTTTGTTGTCCATGATGGAGACACCTCCTTGATAAAACCTGATACTACGCATAGTCAAGGTGCTGCTCCCGGTTATGCTATGTACTATGTCTGGATGATTCCTCACCTGCCTGGAGATAAGTGGTTGCCTACAACCCGCTACTATAGGAAAGATCATACCTGGTTGCTCGAGAAAGGGGTGAAGGTATGGCCTGAGGTTCCTGCTCTCATGGAGT